The genomic stretch cctccagttccatccacgtcgaagcaaatggtgggtatttgttgtttctaacggctgaggaatattccattgtatacatagaccacatcttctttatccattcatctgtcgatgaacaccgaggctccttccacagtttggctattttggacattgctgctagaaacatcggggtgcaggtgtctttcactgcatctatatctttggggtaagtccccagcagtgcaattgctgggtcgtagggtagctctatttttaactctttgaggaacctccacacagttttccagagtggctgcaccagttcacattctcatcaacagtgggagagttcccctttctccacatcctctccaacatttgtggtttcctgtcttgttgattttccccattctcactggggtgaggtggtatctcatggtggttttgatttgtatttccctgatggcaagtgatgcagagcattttctcatgtgcatgttggccatgtctatgtcttcctctgtgagatttctgttcgtcttttgcccatttcatgattggattgttcctttgctgttgagtttaataagttctttatagatcttggaaactagccctttatctgatacgtcatttgcaaatatcttctcccattctgtaggttgtcttttagttttgttgactgtttcttttgctgtgcagaagatttttatcttaagtcccaatagttcatttttgcttttgtttcccttgccttcatagatgtatcttgcaagaagtcactgtggccatacatacacagagataaactcaaaatggatgaaagatctaaatgtgagacaatccatcaaaatcctagaggagaaaacacaggcaacaaactttttgaacttggccacctGCAAACTTTTAAATGTCATTCCCAGCTGCCATCACTAGGGGTCTCTGCCTGACCTTGCATCAAGATGTAAATAAAACTGCACTTAGCATGTTTGCTACTACAATACCTCTGTGTCACAGGGTCTACAGGGTCCTGTGGCCCAAGAAGCAGGTCCAGGCCACACACTCACCCGTGTATGCCTATGGCTGCTTCCCTGCTGGCAGCAGACATGAGTAGTTACAACAGGCCTATGCCCTATTTAATATCTGCAGAGAATCTGTGCACCAGGTTCACACCCTTGAATCCTCAGCTTTTAAGGTCAATATTCAACTCTGTCATTTGATCCAGGAAAGGGCCCTCTTTTACATTGTacttggagaaaagagaagacaccATAAGAATATTGTACTTGAAATTCCCTACTGCACAGCCCTCAACCCAACAACTGCAAAGATTTCTCATTACTGCTACAAATAATAATCACTGTGGGTACTTGAATCAAATGACATCAAGCGAAGAGTACCTGGGACACCTGTGTTTTCATGACCTGACCCTCACCCCTCACCATGTACAACACACACATTACCCTGCACTACATCAGTTACACGAGGCCATATTGACACTTGGATCCCCGACGATGATGTCAGCTCACACACTAGGTCGCACTCTGAATGTCCGGAtggcctctgctccccactgtGTACCTAGACCTGTAATGAGCACGTGGCTTTTTGGGGAAGGTGAGCAGGAAGCATTGCTCTAGCTGCAGACCTGAAGGGTCCCTACTCATCGACGTTGGCTTCTGCTTCTACTAAAGGGTTCCAGCTCTGAGAAGCGGCTCAGCTCTGAAACCTGGGCAAAAGACCCAGACTTGCTATTGGGTAGCTGCCTTCAGCCTCATCCTCATGACCTCTGGGGcttggtctttgtttttattaaatctaGCGGCCCCTGGGTTGGCTGTCCAGCTATTTTGCCTCTCCAATCATGGTGTTCTGTGAGTCAAAGGGATGGAGAGCAGTTtgtggggcagggccagggctggcATACCACCCTCTAGGGTCATTTCAATCATTGCTGTCTCCCTGCTCTGACACTTGAGCACCTGTATCCCAAATCTCTTATTTCAGGATTTATCTCCCCAAATACATGCTACTGGGCATCTATCTCTGCAAAACCGTCTCCTACTGCCAAGCTTGGCCATCAACTACAACCATAACTGAGCTCCTTGACAATGCTGGTGCCTGTCTCACCATGCATTCTTTATGAGTTTAATATAGAAAGTCTTTCAGACCTGTCCGTGAGTATAGTTGGtggatatatttttagttttgtttttggtatctCTTACCATATGTTATCTGTCATATGCATGTCTCTGAACCTTTTAATCCCTTCTTCTGCTGTCTTCCTTGGCAATTCCTGATATTCGAGACTGTGCAGTGAGGAcaacctttttttaaagcttccaggTCAATCGTAATGGCAGATGGTCACTATCTCCACAGCTATAGTAAATCCTGTGACCCATCATCGTGACCTCTCACTTATCAAAGAAGATGCGGTTTTGCAGGGGCAGGCCATGTCTTGACAGCCCAGCGCTACAGAGATGATGCTATGCTGACGCATGGATGGGACAGAGGTCCTGCCACTCTCCTCTTCCAACTCCAACCACTACCTGCGTTTTTACTTCACAGGTGCTACTTCTCTTTTTTGTGAATTCTCCGTCAAACCTCAGTCCAGTGCTGGACGACCATGGTGTGAGGTTCGAGGCTATGTCAAAAGAAACCTGTTTCTTTCCTACAACTGTCAGAGCAAGGAGCTCACACTTGTTGGTCCTATGAGGACGAGGATGAATGATACAGGGTttagggagacacagaaagaaactCTGAATGACCTGATGGAAGAGCTCCAAAAGAAAGTGCGTGACATCAAAGCAGAGATTTACCCTAAGAATGGTAAGTGTGAAAGGCCCAGGATGGAAGCGGAGCAGTTTGGTAGGCCCAGGGAGCTATGGTGTTCATGGAAACCTTGGAAGTCGGGCCTACACGAGCAGCCCAACAGCCAGGCAGACAAGGAGAACAGAATAGGACTGGGAGGATTGGAGGGGAACTGAGGAGAGGAAAGCACAGGTGCAAAGAAAAGATTGTTTAAGACCAGAGGCTGACTTCTTTCCTGTGGCGGGGCGGGGTAGGTTCTCTCGACCTGCATGGTGAGATGAAGTGTGTTCGTGGGGCCAGCAGATACACCAGTGCATCCTGGAAGTTTGCCTTCAATGGGCAGATAACCCACCTCTTTGACTCAGAGAATGGAAAGTGGACAGTGCTTCAACCTGCAGGCCGACAGTTTCAGGGAACATTGGACAGTGACAGAGATGTGACCAACTTCCTCACGAAGGTCTCCAATGGAGATTGTAAGAGCTGGATGGAATACATAATGAACCACTGGGATGAGAAGCTGGAGACAACAGGTAACTCAGAAGATTGGATGGAATGGTGTTCTCTTGAAACGGGTTTGACCTACCCCACTCAGTGTGCctgtctgtgagtgtgtgtgtgtgtgtgtgtgtgtgtgagagagagagagagagagagagagaggaagagagagagattaatcCATCCATGGTGACTTTTCTTGGTGGAATAATGGCCCCAGGTCTGTTCTAgcatccttcctttcccttctcctctcctggaATCACCTCCTGGCTGTACCCACCTGTAGTCCTCTGGTATTTCTTAGATTTCCTGCTGACCTCAAACAGGGGGGTGTCAGTATGGCTCCAGAGATTGTCTTCTTACTGTTCCCTTTTCTGAGAATCGCTGATCTTTTCTCGTCACCTGGGGCATTGCTGGAAGTCTGTTAGTGCCACCTGTGGTCGCTGTCAGCATCCTCATCCTCCAGCACTTCTGGTCCTGTCACAATGGAACAACTTATATGGCCACCCCTGCTTCCCCTAAGGCTATAGGAGCCCCTAGGGGACAGGATgtgtcccttccctccctccagacATCAGGACTTATCACCCCAGCTGCCACAATGGGATGATAGACACTGTCTGCCTGGTAGGATGGCCTTGGGGCTGTGGGCACTGAGGAAGCTTCTTGGGAGAAGTTGGGTACCGGACTGGGGCTCTCactcttgtgttttcatttcagtgCCACAAAGCAGGCCTCAAGACATGGCCCCATCCGGGGCCTCGGGCAGCGCACCCAGCACCTGGATCTTCCTCCTGTTCCTCTACTGTGCCATCCTCCTTGGCATCCATGTCGGGGTCCTTTAAAGGGACAGGTACCGGCAGCACaatgggagggaagggagggaccCATGGCCTGGGGCGAGGACAGGGACAGGGGAATCCCCAGGCTGCACCTGCTCACTCGCCGAACCTTCTCACAGAGCAACGAGACCAAGTGAAAGAGGTCTCACATCACTTGTTAGCAATAATCTGGATATGCTCAGCCCTGAGTGCTGACACACGCTCATGGTTCAGGTACCTGGCAAGAGAGAGGGCCCCCCCAAAATTTAAGGCCTGGGGATACTAAGAGGATTGACCAAGCCGGGCCTGGGCAGACCTGAGTCTCTATGGAGAGTCAATCTGGGCCCAGAGAGGGTGGTGTGGGACAGGAAGGACCCAACCCAGGCGGTATTCACCTTTGAATGACAGCAGCCTGCAGGCTCCTTGTGATGTCTCAAGGGGGAGAGGACTCCATTCAGGGGCTTCCAAAGAGAGGGTCCAGAGTCTAAGCCCAGCAAGAGGGAGTGGGAAGGCCTCTGCAGAGCAGCTCTAAGTGCCAGAGAGTAGTGCTATGTCCCCCCCAGAATGGGGCTCAGGTTTTTGCATGGAAAGCAAGGGTGAGCTGTAGAGACTGAGGAGGACAAGACTAGAAGGGGGCCAGTTCTGCGTGCACGGGTAGGAATTCTGGCTCAGGTTGGTGTAGTGCCTGGCAGCCGGCTTCCCGAGGACCTCAGATCCGGAGCCACTGAGCAGCCCCTGCTTTGAGCAGAGCTGACCTGGGAGATGGGGGAACTGAGGCCCTGCATGTGCTCACAGTTGAGCAGCACCAGGaatggatggggtgggggaagggatcATCATGCCCAGCACTCCGTGTGCTGCTGGccaggaggtgggagggcaggaaAGGAAGGATCTGTGCCTGCAGCATTCCCCAAGGTTACAGTTGTCAAGTGTAGGTCCTTGCCTTCTGTCAGATGCCCGCAGCAGGTCCCTGAAGGCCTGCCAGGAGAGGGAGAATTAGAACCTGAGTCAAGGGAGCAGATCGATCTATGCCTCACTTTAGCCTTGAGCTCAGACCATTGGTAACACGGCCTGGGCTGACTCAGTGATTTGCTTCAGGAGGGAGGAGGTTTGTGAAGGTGGccgggcccagggctggggagatGACTGGG from Canis lupus dingo isolate Sandy chromosome 1, ASM325472v2, whole genome shotgun sequence encodes the following:
- the LOC112644296 gene encoding UL16-binding protein 1-like, which gives rise to MGSCSNAPVRAQICPGSLASARRAETAGRVISTEHESVPVEPARSRTCAPAQSPGAPAGSPAPLGPRAPRSPGWGVRRPGKPLPASPSIRRRFVPFGLLVLLYWPRGGASGQATGATSLFCEFSVKPQSSAGRPWCEVRGYVKRNLFLSYNCQSKELTLVGPMRTRMNDTGFRETQKETLNDLMEELQKKVRDIKAEIYPKNGSLDLHGEMKCVRGASRYTSASWKFAFNGQITHLFDSENGKWTVLQPAGRQFQGTLDSDRDVTNFLTKVSNGDCKSWMEYIMNHWDEKLETTVPQSRPQDMAPSGASGSAPSTWIFLLFLYCAILLGIHVGVL